The Epinephelus lanceolatus isolate andai-2023 chromosome 1, ASM4190304v1, whole genome shotgun sequence genome has a window encoding:
- the atf7b gene encoding cyclic AMP-dependent transcription factor ATF-7b isoform X1 yields MGDDRPFVCTAPGCGQRFTNEDHLSVHKHKHEMTLKFGPARTDSVIIADQTPTPTRFLKNCEEVGLFNELASSFEQEFSKAHEDDHRTKHPAAPLQTPSEVKDEEEGPLQVDSSSPGSPDSSSSMSDNSRDSREILTKPVASSAPTPTIVRPGSLPLHLSNDALHPTLPSPTSVITQAPPSNRQLGSPTSAYPLVRHLPNGQTVPLLPSPQMTSVISLARPVNSVPNIPGIPGPPVGGASSGSSSPSGYSLHSETKMRLKAALTQQGPGAQDGAGGGAGSIPAVPQRQEQSQQPTQNSDAPSPAQPQVSPAQPTGGRRRRASEMDPDERRQRFLERNRAAASRCRQKRKLWVNSLEKKADDLANMNVSLTNEVTLLRNEVAQLKQLLLAHKDCPVTIMQKKAAFLAAGGEETSRDTPSEPIGSPAAVIQHGPSPPAPASSPGATINGLSVRAAEAVAMSVLAGMGSGQPGGVVMATQSQSTPR; encoded by the exons ATGGGGGATGATCGACCATTTGTGTGCACTGCCCCTGGGTGTGGGCAG agATTCACAAATGAAGACCACCTGTCAGTCCACAAACACAAGCATGAAATGACATTAAAATTTGGTCCTGCCAGAACAGACTCTGTTATCATTGCAG ACCagacacccacacccacacgtTTCCTGAAGAACTGTGAGGAGGTTGGGCTATTCAATGAGCTAGCCAGCTCCTTTGAACAGGAGTTTTCAAAAGCACATGAGGACGACCACAGGACAAAACACCCG GCTGCACCTTTACAAACACCGTCTGAAGTAAAAGATGAGGAAGAGGGCCCTTTACAAGTTGATTCTTCCTCTCCTGGAAGTCCAGATTCCTCTTCCAGCatgtcagacaacagcagagactCAAGG GAGATTCTCACAAAGCCTGTGGCAAGCTCAGCTCCCACTCCAACCATTGTGCGTCCAGGTTCTCTTCCCCTTCACCTGAGCAATGACGCACTGCACCCAACTCTGCCATCTCCAACATCTGTCATCACGCAAGCGCCGCCCTCCAACAGACAGCTCGG CTCCCCAACAAGCGCTTATCCACTGGTGAGGCACCTTCCCAATGGGCAGACAGTCCCTCTACTGCCCAGTCCCCAGATGACCTCAGTTATATCT CTCGCGAGGCCAGTAAACTCAGTGCCTAACATCCCTGGGATTCCAGGACCTCCAGTTGGCGGGGCCAGCAGTGGGTCATCCTCCCCATCTGGCTACAGTCTGCACTCTGAGACCAAGATG AGGCTGAAGGCAGCTCTAACTCAACAAGGCCCAGGAGCACAAGATGGGGCTGGTGGGGGGGCAGGATCCATCCCTGCTGTTCCCCAGCGACAGGAACAGAGCCAGCAACCCACTCAAAACTCTGATGCACCATCACCTGCCCAGCCCCAG GTATCCCCTGCTCAGCCAACAGGAGGCCGGCGGCGGCGAGCGTCAGAGATGGACCCTGACGAGCGGAGGCAGCGCTTCCTGGAGAGAAACCGGGCAGCCGCCTCCCGCTGCAGGCAAAAACGGAAACTGTGGGTGAACTCTTTGGAAAAGAAAGCAGATGATCTCGCCAACATGAATGTGTCCCTGACG AATGAAGTAACTCTACTGAGGAACGAGGTGGCACAGCTGAAGCAGCTCCTCCTCGCCCACAAAGACTGCCCGGTCACTATTATGCAGAAGAAGGCGGCTTTCCTAG ctgcaggaggagaggaaaccTCCAGGGATACTCCCAGTGAACCCATCGGCTCCCCAGCAGCAGTTATCCAGCATGGGCCATCACCACCCGCCCCGGCCTCCAGTCCAGGAGCCACCATCAACGGGCTGAGCGTCCGAGCTGCAGAGGCGGTGGCTATGTCGGTCCTTGCCGGCATGGGATCGGGCCAACCGGGAGGGGTCGTCATGGCGACGCAGTCACAGTCAACCCCAAGATGA
- the atf7b gene encoding cyclic AMP-dependent transcription factor ATF-7b isoform X2, producing MGDDRPFVCTAPGCGQRFTNEDHLSVHKHKHEMTLKFGPARTDSVIIADQTPTPTRFLKNCEEVGLFNELASSFEQEFSKAHEDDHRTKHPAAPLQTPSEVKDEEEGPLQVDSSSPGSPDSSSSMSDNSRDSREILTKPVASSAPTPTIVRPGSLPLHLSNDALHPTLPSPTSVITQAPPSNRQLGSPTSAYPLVRHLPNGQTVPLLPSPQMTSVISLARPVNSVPNIPGIPGPPVGGASSGSSSPSGYSLHSETKMVSPAQPTGGRRRRASEMDPDERRQRFLERNRAAASRCRQKRKLWVNSLEKKADDLANMNVSLTNEVTLLRNEVAQLKQLLLAHKDCPVTIMQKKAAFLAAGGEETSRDTPSEPIGSPAAVIQHGPSPPAPASSPGATINGLSVRAAEAVAMSVLAGMGSGQPGGVVMATQSQSTPR from the exons ATGGGGGATGATCGACCATTTGTGTGCACTGCCCCTGGGTGTGGGCAG agATTCACAAATGAAGACCACCTGTCAGTCCACAAACACAAGCATGAAATGACATTAAAATTTGGTCCTGCCAGAACAGACTCTGTTATCATTGCAG ACCagacacccacacccacacgtTTCCTGAAGAACTGTGAGGAGGTTGGGCTATTCAATGAGCTAGCCAGCTCCTTTGAACAGGAGTTTTCAAAAGCACATGAGGACGACCACAGGACAAAACACCCG GCTGCACCTTTACAAACACCGTCTGAAGTAAAAGATGAGGAAGAGGGCCCTTTACAAGTTGATTCTTCCTCTCCTGGAAGTCCAGATTCCTCTTCCAGCatgtcagacaacagcagagactCAAGG GAGATTCTCACAAAGCCTGTGGCAAGCTCAGCTCCCACTCCAACCATTGTGCGTCCAGGTTCTCTTCCCCTTCACCTGAGCAATGACGCACTGCACCCAACTCTGCCATCTCCAACATCTGTCATCACGCAAGCGCCGCCCTCCAACAGACAGCTCGG CTCCCCAACAAGCGCTTATCCACTGGTGAGGCACCTTCCCAATGGGCAGACAGTCCCTCTACTGCCCAGTCCCCAGATGACCTCAGTTATATCT CTCGCGAGGCCAGTAAACTCAGTGCCTAACATCCCTGGGATTCCAGGACCTCCAGTTGGCGGGGCCAGCAGTGGGTCATCCTCCCCATCTGGCTACAGTCTGCACTCTGAGACCAAGATG GTATCCCCTGCTCAGCCAACAGGAGGCCGGCGGCGGCGAGCGTCAGAGATGGACCCTGACGAGCGGAGGCAGCGCTTCCTGGAGAGAAACCGGGCAGCCGCCTCCCGCTGCAGGCAAAAACGGAAACTGTGGGTGAACTCTTTGGAAAAGAAAGCAGATGATCTCGCCAACATGAATGTGTCCCTGACG AATGAAGTAACTCTACTGAGGAACGAGGTGGCACAGCTGAAGCAGCTCCTCCTCGCCCACAAAGACTGCCCGGTCACTATTATGCAGAAGAAGGCGGCTTTCCTAG ctgcaggaggagaggaaaccTCCAGGGATACTCCCAGTGAACCCATCGGCTCCCCAGCAGCAGTTATCCAGCATGGGCCATCACCACCCGCCCCGGCCTCCAGTCCAGGAGCCACCATCAACGGGCTGAGCGTCCGAGCTGCAGAGGCGGTGGCTATGTCGGTCCTTGCCGGCATGGGATCGGGCCAACCGGGAGGGGTCGTCATGGCGACGCAGTCACAGTCAACCCCAAGATGA
- the atf7b gene encoding cyclic AMP-dependent transcription factor ATF-7b isoform X3 — MGDDRPFVCTAPGCGQRFTNEDHLSVHKHKHEMTLKFGPARTDSVIIADQTPTPTRFLKNCEEVGLFNELASSFEQEFSKAHEDDHRTKHPAAPLQTPSEVKDEEEGPLQVDSSSPGSPDSSSSMSDNSRDSREILTKPVASSAPTPTIVRPGSLPLHLSNDALHPTLPSPTSVITQAPPSNRQLGSPTSAYPLVRHLPNGQTVPLLPSPQMTSVISLARPVNSVPNIPGIPGPPVGGASSGSSSPSGYSLHSETKMRLKAALTQQGPGAQDGAGGGAGSIPAVPQRQEQSQQPTQNSDAPSPAQPQVSPAQPTGGRRRRASEMDPDERRQRFLERNRAAASRCRQKRKLWVNSLEKKADDLANMNVSLTNEVTLLRNEVAQLKQLLLAHKDCPVTIMQKKAAFLG, encoded by the exons ATGGGGGATGATCGACCATTTGTGTGCACTGCCCCTGGGTGTGGGCAG agATTCACAAATGAAGACCACCTGTCAGTCCACAAACACAAGCATGAAATGACATTAAAATTTGGTCCTGCCAGAACAGACTCTGTTATCATTGCAG ACCagacacccacacccacacgtTTCCTGAAGAACTGTGAGGAGGTTGGGCTATTCAATGAGCTAGCCAGCTCCTTTGAACAGGAGTTTTCAAAAGCACATGAGGACGACCACAGGACAAAACACCCG GCTGCACCTTTACAAACACCGTCTGAAGTAAAAGATGAGGAAGAGGGCCCTTTACAAGTTGATTCTTCCTCTCCTGGAAGTCCAGATTCCTCTTCCAGCatgtcagacaacagcagagactCAAGG GAGATTCTCACAAAGCCTGTGGCAAGCTCAGCTCCCACTCCAACCATTGTGCGTCCAGGTTCTCTTCCCCTTCACCTGAGCAATGACGCACTGCACCCAACTCTGCCATCTCCAACATCTGTCATCACGCAAGCGCCGCCCTCCAACAGACAGCTCGG CTCCCCAACAAGCGCTTATCCACTGGTGAGGCACCTTCCCAATGGGCAGACAGTCCCTCTACTGCCCAGTCCCCAGATGACCTCAGTTATATCT CTCGCGAGGCCAGTAAACTCAGTGCCTAACATCCCTGGGATTCCAGGACCTCCAGTTGGCGGGGCCAGCAGTGGGTCATCCTCCCCATCTGGCTACAGTCTGCACTCTGAGACCAAGATG AGGCTGAAGGCAGCTCTAACTCAACAAGGCCCAGGAGCACAAGATGGGGCTGGTGGGGGGGCAGGATCCATCCCTGCTGTTCCCCAGCGACAGGAACAGAGCCAGCAACCCACTCAAAACTCTGATGCACCATCACCTGCCCAGCCCCAG GTATCCCCTGCTCAGCCAACAGGAGGCCGGCGGCGGCGAGCGTCAGAGATGGACCCTGACGAGCGGAGGCAGCGCTTCCTGGAGAGAAACCGGGCAGCCGCCTCCCGCTGCAGGCAAAAACGGAAACTGTGGGTGAACTCTTTGGAAAAGAAAGCAGATGATCTCGCCAACATGAATGTGTCCCTGACG AATGAAGTAACTCTACTGAGGAACGAGGTGGCACAGCTGAAGCAGCTCCTCCTCGCCCACAAAGACTGCCCGGTCACTATTATGCAGAAGAAGGCGGCTTTCCTAG GGTGA